A single region of the Montipora capricornis isolate CH-2021 chromosome 13, ASM3666992v2, whole genome shotgun sequence genome encodes:
- the LOC138030377 gene encoding limbic system-associated membrane protein-like — protein MQFVKQSRLTVFHDHSGYSKVKGCRSTKVIAVDFRFVIVLHPITSSHEDPPKITSISLNQTVDEGDVVPLSCTADGNPEPSTKWTRLTSNSIVRMPLTIEGKRDEGGYLCTADDGIGNSASSSVFITVQSYRPINTILSTNLTNDTVNLDDIFNLVCSADGNPASKYRLYQDDNLVNITDGQSNGSYLMSVSNRVRQVTYKCIPFNSFGDGPANTIKVELYYPPAPAAGEAHTLTCQVDGK, from the exons ATGCAGTTCGTAAAGCAAAGCAGGCTTACTGTCTTTCATGACCATTCAG GATATAGCAAAGTCAAAGGTTGTCGCTCCACCAAAGTCATCGCAGTTGATTTTCGCTTCGTCATAGTATTGCATCCAATCACATCCAGCCACGAGG ACCCACCAAAGATAACATCCATTTCCTTGAATCAAACGGTCGACGAGGGAGATGTGGTGCCACTCAGTTGTACAGCTGATGGTAATCCAGAACCAAGCACTAAATGGACCAGGTTGACTAGTAACAGTATTGTCCGCATGCCACTGACCATTGAAGGAAAGCGGGATGAAGGAGGCTACCTGTGCACTGCTGATGACGGAATCGGAAACTCTGCCTCGTCTTCTGTCTTTATTACTGTTCAAT CCTACAGACCCATAAACACAatcttgtcaacaaacttgaccAACGACACAGTTAACTTGGATGATATCTTCAATCTTGTATGCAGTGCAGATGGAAATCCGGCGTCAAAATATAGATTGTACCAAGATGATAATTTGGTGAATATCACGGATGGACAAAGCAATGGCAGTTATCTAATGTCCGTTAGTAATAGAGTAAGGCAGGTTACCTACAAATGCATTCCATTCAATTCCTTTGGCGATGGACCTGCAAATACAATCAAGGTGGAGTTGTACT